A genome region from Chitinophagales bacterium includes the following:
- a CDS encoding T9SS type A sorting domain-containing protein: MKALKFSIILLIIGIVNSYQAQVDVRDDIYIFRRDVALDYKLNVRDNDTPSAQIKIFGINKIGSSAGLYLAEVIDSNFIRVSSSSPDTFSGSFTYRGRDNLGNIDSATVSFTRVSLPAILRPGDANLDNLVNHLDVLALGVQFQAIGSPRHNLDTNITFSVAKPAGDWPRIVQSINAKHSDIDGNGIVNLSDFDKLKLNIGSSAGVYSPKLSDTNSLNRIEFNISDTIFIKSIDSGKIKVPIKIVQPSPQPSYGLGLTLSVQNRNKTNLQDTFYNKYSYQPIGGFNLWNKSNQTILYLEDKNSRINHTNIVYSKTNGINDDIGADGGVVEIIVDEILIGIVNKDDVARIKLNLKDIAYIDNSHNLIPIKPVSKHVFIKKAGASIAGLSENNYQVYPTYIQQVFTIEKTNLKIEHFYIFNAIGQLIETGYFQDSKLIINSANWVKGMYFIRFENSNQTFRLIKE, encoded by the coding sequence ATGAAAGCACTTAAATTCAGTATTATCTTATTAATTATTGGTATTGTCAACAGCTATCAAGCTCAAGTAGATGTTCGTGATGACATATACATATTCAGAAGAGATGTAGCACTCGATTATAAACTAAATGTGCGAGACAATGATACTCCTTCTGCACAGATAAAAATATTTGGAATCAACAAGATAGGAAGTTCAGCAGGTCTATATTTGGCGGAGGTCATTGATTCTAATTTTATTAGAGTCAGCAGTAGTAGCCCTGACACATTTAGTGGTTCTTTCACATATAGAGGCAGAGATAACCTTGGCAATATTGATTCGGCTACTGTGAGTTTTACTAGGGTAAGTCTACCAGCCATCCTAAGACCAGGTGATGCCAACCTAGATAATCTTGTAAATCATTTAGATGTTTTAGCCTTAGGCGTTCAATTCCAAGCCATAGGCTCTCCTCGACACAATTTAGATACTAATATAACCTTCTCTGTAGCCAAACCAGCGGGAGACTGGCCTAGAATAGTTCAGTCCATAAATGCTAAACACAGCGACATAGACGGCAATGGTATTGTGAATTTATCAGATTTCGATAAGTTAAAACTAAACATAGGTAGTTCGGCGGGCGTTTATTCTCCTAAATTAAGTGATACCAATAGTTTAAATAGAATAGAATTTAATATCTCTGATACAATTTTTATAAAATCTATAGATTCAGGTAAAATAAAGGTGCCTATCAAAATAGTTCAACCGAGTCCTCAACCTAGCTATGGACTTGGGCTTACATTAAGTGTACAGAATAGAAATAAAACTAATCTTCAAGATACCTTTTATAATAAGTATAGTTATCAACCTATTGGTGGATTCAATCTATGGAATAAATCAAATCAAACTATTCTCTACCTCGAAGATAAAAATTCAAGAATAAATCATACCAATATAGTTTATTCTAAAACGAACGGAATCAATGACGACATTGGTGCAGATGGTGGAGTTGTAGAAATCATTGTAGATGAGATTCTAATAGGCATTGTAAATAAAGATGATGTTGCACGAATTAAACTGAATCTAAAAGATATAGCTTATATTGATAATAGCCATAACCTCATTCCTATAAAACCAGTGTCAAAACATGTATTTATTAAAAAAGCAGGTGCTTCCATAGCTGGGTTGAGTGAGAATAATTATCAAGTTTATCCTACCTATATTCAGCAAGTATTTACAATTGAAAAAACCAATCTCAAAATTGAACATTTCTATATATTCAATGCTATAGGACAGTTAATAGAAACAGGTTATTTTCAGGATTCTAAATTGATAATAAATTCTGCAAATTGGGTCAAGGGCATGTATTTTATCCGCTTCGAGAATAGCAATCAAACCTTTAGATTAATTAAAGAATAG
- a CDS encoding Rrf2 family transcriptional regulator, with protein MLSKSCEYALKSILYITKHSQNLERVGAKNISDDLGIPYHFAAKLLQILAKADIISSQKGPNGGFYLTDDNLKHSLADVVRAIDGNGIFVNCILGLKTCSASRPCPLHHEFADIKTKITKGFEGTRLDEFQEKLLSGEFYLNNLR; from the coding sequence ATGCTATCTAAGTCTTGCGAATACGCTCTTAAATCCATACTATACATCACCAAACACTCTCAAAATTTGGAGCGTGTAGGTGCTAAAAATATATCGGATGACCTTGGAATTCCATATCATTTCGCTGCGAAATTACTTCAAATTTTAGCCAAAGCGGATATCATTAGCTCACAGAAAGGTCCTAATGGTGGATTTTATCTAACCGATGATAATCTCAAACATTCCCTCGCGGATGTGGTGCGGGCTATCGACGGCAATGGCATTTTTGTCAATTGTATTTTAGGACTCAAGACCTGCTCTGCAAGCCGACCATGCCCTTTGCATCACGAATTTGCGGATATCAAAACAAAAATAACAAAAGGCTTTGAAGGAACTCGACTCGATGAGTTCCAAGAGAAGCTTTTATCTGGGGAATTTTATCTCAATAATTTAAGGTAG